From Desulfuromonas soudanensis, the proteins below share one genomic window:
- a CDS encoding type II toxin-antitoxin system HipA family toxin encodes MTSKPQNKEAFVWIWLPGETQPVVAGKLEADNGTIHFNYGKSYLDRRDDKNPAIPIYEPELPLRAGVLPLLGDLEIPNCIRDAAPDAWGRRVIINKRFGRKGRDADTGSLDELTYLLESGSDRIGALDFQRSPTEFVPRTPHNAGLEELLASAERVEQGVPLTAELDQALFHGSSIGGARPKALIEDQGSKYIAKFSSSSDLYSVVKAEYVAMRLASMAGLSAAAVKLVKAAGKDVLLIERFDRIALDSGWARKSMVSALTLFGLSEMTARYASYEEFAEIIRHRFTQSGETLKELYGRLVFNVLCGNTDDHARNHAAFWNGKELTLTPAYDICPQGRTGNEATQAMLITGENRFSQLKTCLAAAHHFLLSRQAAIAVIDRIETAIRDHWERVCDEAELSPVERNLLWGRQFLNPFSIER; translated from the coding sequence TGGATATGGCTCCCCGGTGAGACGCAACCTGTGGTCGCCGGTAAGCTTGAAGCGGATAACGGCACCATCCATTTCAACTATGGCAAAAGCTATCTTGATCGGAGAGACGACAAGAATCCTGCCATTCCGATTTATGAACCGGAATTGCCTCTGCGGGCCGGGGTTTTGCCCTTGCTAGGCGACCTGGAGATCCCCAATTGCATTCGGGATGCCGCGCCCGATGCCTGGGGGCGACGCGTTATCATCAACAAGCGGTTCGGGCGCAAAGGTCGGGATGCGGATACCGGCAGCCTGGATGAGCTCACCTATCTCCTGGAATCGGGGTCCGATCGGATTGGCGCGCTCGATTTTCAGCGCTCACCCACGGAATTCGTTCCGAGAACTCCCCATAATGCCGGTCTGGAAGAGTTGCTGGCATCGGCCGAACGGGTGGAACAGGGGGTTCCATTAACCGCCGAGCTGGATCAGGCGCTCTTCCATGGCAGCTCCATTGGCGGTGCCCGTCCCAAGGCCCTGATCGAAGATCAAGGCAGTAAATATATCGCGAAATTTTCGTCCAGCAGCGATCTCTACAGCGTCGTCAAAGCTGAATACGTTGCCATGCGCCTGGCTTCCATGGCCGGGCTTTCGGCCGCTGCCGTCAAGCTGGTCAAGGCGGCCGGCAAGGATGTTTTGTTGATTGAGCGCTTCGACCGTATTGCCCTCGATTCCGGATGGGCACGAAAATCGATGGTCTCCGCCCTGACCCTCTTCGGCCTCAGTGAGATGACGGCCCGTTATGCCAGTTATGAAGAGTTTGCCGAAATCATTCGACATCGCTTTACGCAATCAGGAGAAACCCTCAAGGAGCTTTATGGTCGGCTGGTATTTAATGTCCTGTGCGGCAATACCGATGATCATGCCCGGAATCACGCCGCTTTCTGGAATGGGAAAGAGCTGACCTTGACGCCGGCCTACGATATTTGCCCTCAAGGTCGGACCGGCAATGAAGCGACTCAGGCCATGCTCATTACCGGCGAAAACAGGTTCAGTCAGCTCAAAACCTGCCTGGCGGCCGCGCATCACTTCCTGCTTTCCCGGCAGGCAGCTATCGCGGTGATTGACCGGATCGAAACCGCCATTCGCGACCATTGGGAGCGGGTCTGTGATGAGGCGGAGCTGAGCCCGGTTGAGAGGAACCTTCTGTGGGGGCGGCAGTTTCTGAATCCGTTTTCCATCGAGCGATGA